The DNA window CTGACTCTAACATCTAGCTATGTCTAGGCAAACCACATGGCCCCGTTATATACATACTGACCATTTCTAACCCTGGACCACGCATATGAACCAAGTGAAGCTTCGAATATTGACGCTGTTGGCTCCACCGCCAAAATGTGATTCAAAGCGGCGTCTGCAGCTTTAATCCCCATCCAGGATAGCATGTTTATGTTTGTTTGTTCGCCTATATGCACTCGTCGGCTGGATCAATGCTACCTCGATCCACCCGCAAGCGCTTCAGCGAATCATGGACAGCTCGGCCGTACACGAAAAAGGGCGCTGGCGTGCGCAATTCCGGCTGCAGCCATCCCACGGGCCAGTaggagcgagaagaagccccgCGCCCTGGATCGGGCGATCTGCAGGTGACGAGACTTGACGGCGGCAGCCCAATCAAGCGCCGCGTTTAGACGCCGGGCGGTGCTGTGGATGGGCGCCACAAAAGATGGTTAACCGCCCAACCCCTGTCCGCGATGCATGCTTGGACCGGGTCTTTGCCGCGCTATTGGCCCGCTGTGATAGACACATCCTGGGTCAAGGACGAAGAGGTTGCAGACACGACGCATTTGCCTTGCTTCTTGTGTCCTAGACCAACAGGCAGGATGGACTTGGCCACTCCAGAGCGGCCGCTGTCATCGCGGCCTCGCCCTCTGGCCCGCGCTTCTCAAAACATATATCAAGGCGACCAACACCCGCCCATTcattcctcttttttcttgttcttcagcaAGTTCTGCCAACCTCAAATCCACCTTTctgttttttcccccttgtttgtttttgttttttgttctGGAGCTGGTCTCCCTCTTTACTTTCTAATACTATCTCGTTTTCACttacaccaaaaaaaacCTTCAACTGCCAATTACACCAAAACATCTCAGTTGCCGGTCAGCTTGAGACGAGATAATTTTTCACactgatttttttttttttacattgCATGAATTTTTACGCATCACGTCACCTTAATTGATACCCCCCTAATAAACAGAATTGTGGATTTCACTTGCTCGCTGGCGAACAACACCAATTTTACCTCTAAGAATCACTAGACCATCTACAACGAGCATCTCTCTAATCACAACAACTTAATAACCCTAATCAACATGTCTTCCATCCaactttctttctctctccgcGTCTCCTCTGGCGTCAAGACCGTCCACCTTCTCGGCTCTTGGGACAACTACGTCGGCCAGCTCCCCCTTGCCAAGGACAAGTCCTCAAAGTCCGGCACATGGAAGGGTACCTTCAAGTTCCAGAACTCCACCCTGGAGGCTGGCAAGCGATACTGGTACTACTACATCATCGACGGCTACCACGTTGCCCACAACCCTTCCGTTGAGTCCACCACTGAGCCCACCACTGGCCGAGAGCTCAACATCCTTGATGTCACCAAGGATGGTTCCGCCAAGTCCTCACACAAGTcaagcagcaagagctcttccaaggacaaggacagccGCTCTTCCCGCCACCGCTCTTCCCTGACTGTCGACATCCCCAAGGGCCGACCTCTCTCCGTCTCTCAGATCAAGGCCCCCAAGCCCATGTCTCCTCATGCCACCAAGCACATCCTCGAGTCCGACTACTACGACAACGAGGAGCTTGAGGAGCTCACTGCCCGCTTTGGCAGCGCCGGCCTCGAGGATGTCCTCACCGACTTCAGCACCTCTCCCGTCTCATCCAACGGCTCCAGCCTCTCATACCGCTCCGACAGCTCCTCGCCCAGCTCCTCGCTCTCTGGCTACAGCACTCCCAACTCCGACTGCAGCTCATGCACATGCGAGCGCTATGGAATCACCCGAAAGGGTGAGCGTGTCAAGATCGACTGTGGCGGTGCCCGATGTGGCTATGACGACAGCTCTTCCTGTGCCAGCGATGCCAGCGATGATGAGTACGAGTACGAGGTCAACCCCGCTGATGCCCGCCGCAACGGCATCATTGTTGGTTGAGAAACTCAAACTTTACTTGAGGATAAGAGAAAACAGACCAAAGAGAAAAGGTCAACATGTTGATTCCTTACGACTGAATGACTGCTGCATAATGATCCTGCAGCGTCTCCTCAGCTCGGTAACACACATTTAATGTTGTTGTGTGGTAATACATATACAAGCACACTCTTTTGCTTCTATATAGATTTTCCCCACCGTGCCCTCTGGGGCGGATCATACAGCACGCCAAGCTGGTCTTGGTGTGATGGAGCTATGATCCCTCACCATGGCGCGTGTGATGACCATTGGGTCGATGCTGCGGCCCCTCGTCGGAGTAACCTCCACGAGTAGCTTGTTTTAATGATTCTTGAGCACTTTCCCTATCAAGAGCTTCGGATAGGCGGTACCTGTCCCACCCAAGCTCTTGGTATTTAGCCAAGACCGGAGTATGATTCACCCCCCCTTTATCTCTTACGgaggaaaaaggggggtggGTTTCCAGCTCTGGACAACATTTTCACGACAAGGTCATGGATGTGGCTTCGGGGTTCAGGTTATGTAAAATGAACCCCGGGCtagccaaagaaaaaaaaggttttgAGGATGTGGAGGGTTAGGCAGATGGTAAAGGATTACTGCCGGGTTAGATACTTGTATTAGATGACTATAGTGAATCTAACAGATCTGACTGATGAGAATAATTTATCTGCTGCTTTGAGAATGTGATGAACTTTATTGCGTAGAAGTGGCGTAGTCGGAGCATCATTAGACTGGCAAGTTGTTTCGTGGTGCGAAAA is part of the Trichoderma atroviride chromosome 1, complete sequence genome and encodes:
- a CDS encoding uncharacterized protein (EggNog:ENOG41); the protein is MSSIQLSFSLRVSSGVKTVHLLGSWDNYVGQLPLAKDKSSKSGTWKGTFKFQNSTLEAGKRYWYYYIIDGYHVAHNPSVESTTEPTTGRELNILDVTKDGSAKSSHKSSSKSSSKDKDSRSSRHRSSLTVDIPKGRPLSVSQIKAPKPMSPHATKHILESDYYDNEELEELTARFGSAGLEDVLTDFSTSPVSSNGSSLSYRSDSSSPSSSLSGYSTPNSDCSSCTCERYGITRKGERVKIDCGGARCGYDDSSSCASDASDDEYEYEVNPADARRNGIIVG